A portion of the Lolium rigidum isolate FL_2022 chromosome 1, APGP_CSIRO_Lrig_0.1, whole genome shotgun sequence genome contains these proteins:
- the LOC124685379 gene encoding dynamin-2A-like codes for MEAMEELSQLSESIRQAASLLADDDPSDDSAPRRPSTFLNAVVLGNVGAGKSAVLNSLIGHAVLPTGENGATRAPIVVDLQREPGLSTKSIVLQIDSKSQQVSSSALRRSLQERLSKAATSGSGRGRAEEISLKLRTSTAPSLKLIDLPGLDQRVVDDSMINDYAGHNDAILLVVIPAAQAAEVASSRALRLAKDIDSDGSRTIGVLSKIDQSEGDAKTIACVQALLSNKGPKNLPDIEWVALIGQSVAIAAAQSGAVGSENSLEAAWQAEAESLKSILTGAPPSKLGRISLVDTIAKQIRKRMKVRVPNLLTGLQGKSQMVKDELARLGESMVQSAEGTRAVALELCREFEDKFLAHITSGEGSGWKIVASFEGKFPDRIKQLPLDRHFDLNNVKRIVLEADGYQPYLISPEKGLRSLIKIVLEMAKEPSRLCVEEVHRVLMDIVNASANATPGLGRYPPFKREVIAIASSALDNFKNDAKKMVVALVDMERAFVPPQHFIRLVQRRMERQRREDEMKNRPSKKGQEAEQSMTNRASSPQTKSEQASGKSTKEKSSPQDKDTKEGPNLQVAGPAGEITAGYLLKKSAKTNGWSRRWFVLNEKSGKLGYTKKQEERHFRGVITLEECNLEEVEEEEPSKSLKDSKKANGPEKGPSLVFKITNRVAYKTVLKAHSAVVLKAESIADKVEWVNKIKAVIQSKGGSFKAADADGGPLKQGQPEGSVKDAMVRRPADPEEELRWMSQEVRGYVEAVLNSLAANVPKAIVLCQVEKAKEDMLNQLYTSISGQSNAKIEELLQEDHNAKRRREKFQKQSSLLSKLTRQLSIHDNRAAVSSYSNDSPEAGSPRTPSRPGEDWRSAFDSAANGPAAAESRSRSADGRSRRPENGDASRRTPNRMPPAPPRY; via the exons ATGGAGGCCATGGAGGAGCTGTCGCAGCTCTCCGAGTCCATCCGCCAGGCCGCCTCGCTCCTCGCCGACGACGACCCCTCAGACgactccgcgccgcgccgcccctccACCTTCCTCAACGCCGTCGTCCTCGGCAACGTC GGCGCCGGCAAGTCGGCCGTGCTCAACAGCCTCATCGGCCACGCCGTGCTG CCGACGGGGGAGAACGGGGCGACCAGGGCGCCCATCGTGGTGGACCTGCAGCGGGAGCCGGGGCTCAGCACCAAGTCCATCGTGCTGCAGATCGACAGCAAGTCGCAGCAGGTGTCCTCAA GTGCTCTGCGACGGTCTCTGCAGGAGAGGCTCAGCAAGGCTGCCACCAGTGGGTCTGGGAGGGGACGCGCAGAGGAGATTTCCCTCAAGCTGCGAACCAGCACAG CTCCTTCCCTAAAACTGATTGATCTACCTGGGTTAGACCAACGAGTCGTGGATGATTCAATG ATAAATGATTATGCCGGACACAATGATGCAATACTGCTAGTTGTGATACCCGCAGCACAGGCAGCTGAAGTTGCATCATCTCGTGCACTTAGGCTGGCGAAGGACATTGATTCAGATG GTTCTAGAACTATCGGCGTTTTAAGCAAGATTGATCAATCAGAAGGAGATGCGAAAACTATAGCTTGTGTGCAGGCTCTTTTGTCGAACAAGGGCCCAAAAAACCTTCCTGACATTGAGTGGGTTGCTCTGATTGGACAATCCGTTGCAATTGCAGCAGCACAATCTGGAGCGGTTGGTTCTGAAAACTCGCTTGAAGCTGCATGGCAAGCTGAAGCTGAGAGCCTCAAGTCCATCTTAACTGGAGCTCCTCCTAGTAAGCTTGGTAGAATTTCTTTGGTTGACACGATTGCTAAGCAGATACGAAAACGGATGAAAGTGCGTGTTCCTAATCTATTGACTGG CCTTCAGGGTAAATCCCAGATGGTCAAGGATGAACTGGCAAGGCTGGGAGAATCTATGGTACAAAGTGCTGAAGGAACCCGAGCAGTTGCGCTGGAGCTGTGTCGGGAATTCGAAGACAAGTTTCTTGCTCATATTACTTCTGGTGAG GGGTCTGGTTGGAAAATTGTCGCAAGTTTCGAAGGAAAGTTTCCAGATAGAATTAAACAGCTACCACTGGATAGACATTTTGATCTCAACAATGTCAAAAGG ATTGTCCTGGAAGCCGACGGTTATCAACCATACTTGATATCTCCGGAGAAAGGGTTGAGGTCATTAATAAAAATAGTACTAGAAATGGCAAAGGAGCCATCACGATTATGTGTTGAAGAG GTACATCGTGTATTGATGGACATAGTCAATGCTTCTGCCAACGCCACACCAGGGCTTGGAAGATATCCTCCATTCAAGCGCGAG GTCATTGCAATAGCATCAAGTGCATTGGATAACTTCAAAAATGATGCCAAGAAGATGGTAGTTGCTCTTGTTGATATGGAGCGTGCCTTTGTTCCTCCTCAACATTTCATCCGGCTAGTACAAAGAAG AATGGAGAGGCAGCGTCGTGAGGACGAGATGAAAAATCGACCTTCCAAGAAAGGACAAGAGGCGGAACAATCCATGACAAACCGG GCCTCCAGTCCCCAAACAAAATCTGAGCAAGCTAGTGGcaaatcaacaaaagaaaaatcaagTCCGCAAGACAAAGACACGAAGGAGGGACCAAATTTGCAGGTTGCTGGTCCAGCTGGTGAAATTACTGCAG GTTACCTTTTGAAGAAAAGTGCAAAAACTAACGGGTGGAGCAGAAGGTGGTTTGTCCTAAATGAGAAGAGTGGAAAG CTTGGATACACAAAGAAGCAAGAGGAACGGCATTTTCGTGGTGTCATCACTCTTGAG GAATGCAACCTTGAGGAAGTAGAGGAGGAAGAACCTTCTAAAAGCTTAAAGGATTCAAAAAAGGCTAATGGACCTGAAAAAGGCCCAAGTCTTGTCTTTAAGATAACTAACAGGGTCGCCTACAAGACAGTGCTTAAAG CTCATAGCGCTGTTGTATTGAAAGCTGAGAGCATTGCTGACAAGGTTGAGTGGGTAAATAAGATAAAAGCTGTAATTCAGAGCAAAGGTGGTTCGTTCAAGGCTGCAGATGCCGATGGTGGTCCTCTGAAGCAAGGCCAGCCAGAAGGCTCCGTC AAGGACGCAATGGTGCGGAGACCAGCTGATCCTGAAGAAGAACTTAGATGGATGTCTCAAGAAGTTCGCGGTTATGTTGAGGCTGTTTTAAATAGCCTAGCAGCAAATGTCCCTAAG GCTATTGTGCTttgccaagtggagaaggcaaagGAAGATATGCTGAACCAGCTATACACCTCAATAAG TGGACAAAGCAATGCAAAAATTGAAGAACTTCTGCAAGAAGACCACAATGCTAAACGTAGAAGAGAAAAGTTCCAAAAACAGTCTTCTCTGCTGTCAAAGCTCACACGCCAACTCAGCATACATGACAATCGAGCTGCTGTTTCCTCTTACTCAAATGACAGTCCTGAAGCTG GGAGCCCACGGACACCGAGCCGCCCTGGTGAGGACTGGAGGTCGGCCTTTGACTCTGCAGCAAATGGCCCTGCTGCTGCTGAATCAAGGTCGAGAAGTGCTGATGGTCGCAGTCGGCGCCCTGAAAATGGAGATGCGAGCCGACGCACACCAAACCGGATGCCACCAGCGCCACCAAGATACTAA